A single window of Eleginops maclovinus isolate JMC-PN-2008 ecotype Puerto Natales chromosome 19, JC_Emac_rtc_rv5, whole genome shotgun sequence DNA harbors:
- the grhl3 gene encoding grainyhead-like protein 3 homolog, with protein sequence MTKETETLGLVFQNENFNYNRYNNYIMDSWPYLESSVPEQNHAKPRLHPGDDLTALTMLYEQCKNHKDPKNVSCNRAGNICKTERCLTNDLVLDGSANVMKILSESGTLSHHQEVLGSKQNISMPISVPTTSDTYATLTSVVSDTYDKQELNIIFDSLMTGAFPDPHAETLPYSDPFPEDQPSPVYSGSYTGSPQERFRSDFQFTLGAPIASSYKSSELPMVYLNKGQFYPITLSGVDSSACLTATKVKTVVMAVFDNDKSPEMQLRFWNHWHARQPTAKQRVIDIADYKEVFNGVSNIEEVAFNALSFVWNPNEEAKVFIGINSLSTDFSAQKGVKGQPLNIQIDTYDFSSGTNQLLHRAACQVKIFCDKGAERKMRDEERKRSKRRGKNDANNKSLVSSSMGNECTFFQSLEDHITQPVLFIPETHLSSLQRMAPPTDEIERSSMKRSYSDREQNSSPPSKQPRREDPQRVLLYVRTCAEEVFDALMLKAPTLSGLREAVSEKYGMQTDTIGKIYKKCKRGIFVHMDDNIIQHYTNQSAFLIEISDVGGQFQVTLVEV encoded by the exons ATGACCAAAGAGACTGA GACTCTGGGACTGGTCTTTCAGAACGAGAACTTCAACTATAACCGTTACAATAACTACATCATGGACTCCTGGCCCTATCTAGAGAGCTCTGTGCCCGAGCAGAACCACGCCAAACCCAGACTTCACCCAGGAGATGACCTGACTGCCTTAACCATGCTTTATGAACAGTGCAAG aaccACAAAGATCCAAAAAATGTTTCGTGCAATCGTGCTGGCAACATCTGCAAAACAGAGAG GTGTTTAACCAATGATCTTGTTTTGGATGGGTCCGCCAATGTAATGAAAATCCTCTCTGAGAGTGGAACCTTGAGCCATCACCAAGAAGTTTTGGGATCCAAGCAGAACATCTCTATGCCCATCTCTGTTCCCACCACCTCAGACACCTACGCCACCCTGACCAGCGTAGTGTCGGACACGTACGACAAACAGGAACTCAACATCATCTTCGATTCCCTGATGACCGGTGCTTTCCCCGACCCACACGCTGAG ACTCTTCCCTACAGCGATCCCTTCCCTGAGGATCAGCCCAGCCCGGTTTACTCCGGCTCCTATACCGGTTCCCCACAGGAGAGGTTCAGGAGTGATTTCCAGTTTACCTTAGGAGCTCCCATCGCTTCTTCTTACAAATCCAGTGAGCTGCCCATGGTCTACCTGAACAAGGGACAGTTTTACCCCATTACTCTCTCAGGAGTGGACAGCAGTGCCTGCCTCACTGCCACTAAAGTCAAG ACTGTTGTGATGGCCGTGTTTGACAACGACAAAAGCCCAGAAATGCAGCTCCGCTTTTGGAATCACTGGCACGCACGTCAGCCAACAGCCAAGCAGAGGGTCATTGACATCG cGGACTACAAAGAAGTGTTCAACGGCGTTAGCAACATAGAGGAGGTGGCATTCAATGCTCTCTCCTTTGTCTGGAACCCCAATGAAGAGgccaag GTGTTCATTGGCATCAACTCCCTAAGCACAGACTTTTCCGCTCAGAAAGGCGTGAAAGGCCAGCCTCTAAACATACAGATCGACACTTATGACTTCAGCTCGGGAACCAACCAGCTCCTACACAGAGCCGCCTGCCAGGTCAAGATTTTCTGTGATAAG GGTGCAGAGAGAAAGATGCGTGacgaggagaggaagagaagcaaAAGGAGGGGAAAGAACGATGCTAACA ACAAGTCTTTAGTGAGCAGCTCCATGGGCAATGAATGCACCTTCTTCCAAAGCCTGGAAGACCACATCACCCAGCCAGTCCTCTTCATTCCAGAAACACACCTTTCCAGCTTACAGCGCATG GCTCCACCAACGGATGAGATTGAAAG gaGTTCTATGAAGAGATCGTattcagacagagagcagaacagCTCTCCACCCAGCAAGCAACCCCGCAGAGAAGACCCACAAAGAG TTCTGTTGTATGTGAGAACATGTGCTGAAGAGGTGTTTGATGCGCTCATGCTCAAAGCGCCAACACTGTCGGGCCTCCGAGAAGCT GTTTCAGAAAAGTACGGTATGCAAACAGACACCATTGGGAAAATCTACAAAAAATGCAAGAGAGG gatTTTTGTCCATATGGATGACAACATCATCCAACATTACACCAACCAGTCGGCATTCCTCATTGAGATATCCGACGTCGGCGGTCAGTTCCAGGTCACCCTTGTTGAAGTATGA